The following coding sequences are from one Bradyrhizobium sp. WSM471 window:
- the hemN gene encoding oxygen-independent coproporphyrinogen III oxidase, whose amino-acid sequence MRADLAVNYGEERLPRYTSYPTAPHFSSAIGAGAYALWLAELPAAASASLYLHVPFCREMCWYCGCHTQIVRRDGLIAAYLRTLRSEIAQVSEMIGRRIKVEHIHFGGGTPTIMAPEAFAELMAAMRQSFFVLPSAEIAVEIDPRTLTADMVEAMRLSGVNRASLGVQSFDPVVQRAINRVQSFEQTASVVDMLQHAGINGINFDLIYGLPHQTVASCLDTVRRSLELGPDRFSVFGYAHVPAFKKHQRMINEAVLPDGLGRHDQACAIANALKEAGYLQIGLDHFARPGDSMAVAFEQRTLRRNFQGYTTDKGEVLLGFGASAIGHLPQGYVQNEVQIDAYAQSIAAGHLATAKGYGLTDDDRLRADIIERIMCEFSADLGDICARHGAEAGAVLKSASRLKPLISDGVVRLDGDRLAVAKDSRFLVRSVAAAFDAHLDPAKQLHSRAV is encoded by the coding sequence GGCGATTGGCGCGGGTGCCTACGCCCTCTGGCTGGCGGAGCTCCCGGCGGCGGCCAGCGCGTCGCTTTATCTGCACGTGCCGTTCTGCCGCGAGATGTGCTGGTATTGCGGCTGCCATACCCAGATCGTTCGTCGAGACGGTCTCATCGCGGCCTATCTGCGCACGCTGCGCAGCGAGATCGCGCAGGTGTCCGAAATGATCGGCCGGCGCATCAAGGTCGAGCACATCCATTTCGGCGGCGGCACGCCGACGATCATGGCGCCGGAGGCTTTTGCCGAGTTGATGGCGGCGATGCGCCAATCGTTCTTCGTGCTGCCGTCGGCCGAGATTGCGGTCGAGATCGATCCTCGCACGCTGACTGCCGACATGGTCGAGGCCATGCGGCTCTCCGGGGTCAATCGCGCGAGCCTGGGCGTGCAGAGCTTCGACCCTGTCGTGCAGCGCGCGATCAACCGTGTGCAGAGTTTTGAGCAGACGGCTTCCGTGGTCGACATGCTCCAGCACGCCGGCATCAACGGGATCAACTTCGATTTGATCTACGGACTGCCACACCAGACCGTTGCCTCGTGCCTGGATACGGTGCGACGTTCGCTCGAGCTTGGGCCCGACCGCTTCTCGGTGTTCGGCTACGCGCATGTGCCTGCTTTCAAGAAGCACCAGCGCATGATCAACGAGGCCGTGCTGCCCGACGGCCTTGGGCGCCACGACCAGGCCTGCGCGATCGCCAATGCGTTGAAGGAGGCCGGCTACTTGCAGATCGGGCTCGATCATTTCGCGCGACCCGGCGATTCCATGGCCGTGGCCTTCGAGCAACGCACGCTGCGGCGCAATTTTCAGGGCTACACCACCGATAAGGGCGAAGTTCTGCTCGGCTTCGGCGCGAGCGCGATCGGACATTTGCCGCAGGGCTATGTCCAGAACGAGGTGCAGATCGACGCCTATGCGCAGAGCATCGCCGCGGGCCATTTGGCCACCGCGAAAGGCTATGGGCTCACCGACGACGATCGGCTGCGCGCCGACATCATCGAACGCATCATGTGCGAGTTCAGCGCCGATCTCGGCGACATCTGCGCGCGTCATGGCGCCGAGGCCGGGGCGGTGCTGAAATCGGCGTCGCGTCTGAAGCCGCTGATTTCCGATGGTGTCGTGAGACTGGACGGCGACCGCCTCGCAGTCGCAAAGGACTCGCGCTTTCTCGTTCGCAGCGTCGCCGCCGCATTCGACGCGCATCTGGATCCGGCGAAGCAGTTGCACAGCCGGGCGGTGTAG
- a CDS encoding DUF1858 domain-containing protein: MPFGSDDLVDDIMRTAPHTIRVFLAFRMACVGCPIATFHTVDDACREHGIDRDQFLAALCEHVPA; encoded by the coding sequence ATGCCTTTTGGATCCGACGATCTGGTCGATGACATCATGCGCACGGCGCCGCACACGATCCGGGTGTTTCTCGCCTTCAGGATGGCTTGCGTGGGCTGTCCGATCGCAACCTTTCACACGGTCGATGACGCCTGCCGCGAGCATGGCATCGATCGCGACCAATTCCTCGCCGCGCTGTGCGAGCACGTGCCGGCGTGA
- a CDS encoding NnrS family protein, whose translation MAGARSRNFEGWPLFANSFRPFFLLAAIQAGLSILAWLPMFYGELSVSSAFAPRDWHVHEMLYGFLPAVITGFLFTAIPNWTGRLPIQGTSLGALLAVWLAGRVAVTLSADIGWAFALAVDAAFLTLVVAAATREIIAGGNWRNLPVVVLVLVLLAGNVAFHLEAHDAGAADVGIRVGIGVVVVMISLIGGRIIPSFTRNWLVKFNPGRLPVPFGRFDGVVIGCSALALVSWIIAPLSTFTGVVMAVVGGLHLVRLARWAGDRTFRERLLLILHVGYVFVPLGFLLHALAVFGALPPSAGIHAWMAGAAGTMTLAVMSRASLGHTGQALTASPATQAIYGAIIVAALARIAAVVWPAQSDALLHIAACGWIVAFLGFALAFGPLLAGSRRRALAIMGVPVPAR comes from the coding sequence ATGGCTGGCGCCCGATCCCGCAACTTTGAGGGCTGGCCGTTGTTTGCGAACAGCTTTCGGCCCTTTTTCCTGCTCGCCGCGATCCAGGCAGGGCTTTCGATCCTGGCCTGGCTGCCGATGTTCTACGGCGAATTGTCGGTGAGCTCCGCTTTCGCGCCGCGCGACTGGCACGTCCATGAGATGCTCTACGGCTTCCTGCCGGCGGTGATCACGGGCTTCCTGTTCACGGCGATCCCGAACTGGACCGGGCGGCTGCCGATCCAGGGGACGTCCTTGGGCGCGCTGCTGGCGGTCTGGCTCGCCGGCCGGGTCGCGGTGACGCTGTCCGCCGATATCGGCTGGGCGTTCGCGCTTGCCGTCGATGCCGCCTTCCTGACGCTGGTCGTCGCCGCTGCAACGCGCGAGATCATCGCCGGAGGCAACTGGCGCAACCTGCCGGTCGTGGTGCTGGTACTCGTGCTGCTCGCCGGCAATGTAGCCTTCCATCTCGAAGCGCATGATGCGGGTGCGGCCGATGTCGGCATCCGCGTCGGCATCGGCGTGGTCGTTGTGATGATCTCGCTGATCGGCGGCCGCATCATCCCGAGCTTCACCCGCAACTGGCTAGTCAAGTTCAACCCCGGCCGCCTCCCGGTGCCGTTCGGGCGTTTTGACGGGGTGGTGATCGGGTGCAGCGCGCTGGCGCTCGTCTCATGGATCATCGCGCCGTTGAGCACCTTCACCGGCGTGGTGATGGCGGTCGTCGGCGGGCTCCATCTGGTGCGGCTTGCGCGCTGGGCCGGTGACCGCACATTCCGCGAGCGGCTGCTCCTGATCCTCCATGTCGGCTATGTCTTCGTGCCGCTCGGCTTCCTCCTGCATGCTCTTGCCGTCTTCGGCGCGTTGCCGCCGAGCGCGGGCATCCACGCTTGGATGGCGGGCGCGGCCGGAACCATGACGCTCGCGGTGATGAGCCGTGCGAGTCTCGGCCATACCGGACAGGCGCTGACGGCTTCGCCGGCGACACAAGCCATTTACGGTGCGATCATCGTGGCGGCGCTGGCGCGGATCGCGGCGGTGGTTTGGCCTGCGCAAAGCGACGCGTTGCTGCACATTGCCGCCTGCGGCTGGATCGTTGCGTTCCTCGGCTTTGCCCTTGCGTTCGGGCCGCTGCTCGCCGGCAGCCGTCGCCGCGCCCTCGCCATCATGGGCGTGCCTGTCCCGGCACGCTGA
- a CDS encoding AraC family transcriptional regulator, producing MTDLIRSAGLSYYPEVARSVGLDPRQMMRKVRLPLACLDKPDTPIAVTGLRRLLELSAEASGAEDFGLRLAERGGLTNFGAVGLIVREQATVGEAIEAFSRFIPIHHDGMKLDVTRDKQTVTVTLHLRGRQPTAPRQSIDMALGSVHRIIQSLFGSDWRPQEVHLHYPPPHDRKRYREFYGCRVTFNAEDDSILLSAHDMERRIPSAHPLIASYLRKRIEAIETRPASWEEKVDEVVRLLLAGGDCTVERVAEHLACTRRTIHRHLAEAGTSFSAILDAQRADLVVQLIDDPGRPLADIAVQLGFSAQSAMARWFRGHFGCTITAWRKGVRPLESPTVATTA from the coding sequence ATGACCGACCTCATTCGCAGCGCGGGCTTGAGCTATTACCCGGAGGTCGCCCGGTCGGTCGGGCTCGACCCCAGACAGATGATGCGCAAGGTGAGGCTGCCGCTGGCCTGCCTCGACAAGCCCGATACGCCCATTGCTGTCACCGGCCTGCGACGTCTGCTCGAATTGTCGGCGGAGGCGTCCGGAGCCGAAGATTTCGGCTTGCGGCTTGCCGAGCGCGGCGGGCTGACCAATTTCGGCGCGGTCGGCCTGATCGTGCGCGAACAGGCGACCGTTGGTGAAGCCATCGAGGCCTTCTCGCGCTTCATCCCGATCCACCACGACGGCATGAAGCTGGACGTCACCCGCGACAAGCAGACCGTGACCGTCACGCTGCACCTGCGCGGCCGACAGCCGACCGCGCCACGCCAGTCGATCGACATGGCGCTCGGCAGCGTCCATCGCATCATCCAGTCGCTGTTCGGCAGCGATTGGCGGCCGCAGGAAGTGCACCTGCATTATCCTCCGCCGCACGACCGCAAGCGCTACCGCGAGTTCTACGGCTGCCGTGTGACCTTCAACGCGGAGGACGATTCGATCCTGTTGTCGGCACACGACATGGAGCGCCGGATCCCGAGCGCACATCCGCTGATCGCGAGCTATCTACGCAAGCGGATCGAGGCGATCGAGACGCGGCCGGCAAGCTGGGAGGAGAAGGTCGACGAGGTCGTGCGTCTCCTGCTCGCCGGCGGCGACTGCACGGTCGAGCGCGTGGCCGAGCACCTTGCCTGCACCCGCCGCACCATCCACCGCCACCTCGCCGAAGCCGGCACCAGCTTCTCGGCCATTCTCGACGCGCAGCGCGCCGATCTCGTGGTCCAGCTGATCGACGACCCCGGCCGGCCACTGGCCGACATCGCCGTGCAGCTCGGCTTCTCGGCACAGAGCGCCATGGCCCGCTGGTTCCGCGGCCATTTCGGCTGCACCATCACCGCATGGCGCAAAGGCGTCAGGCCATTGGAATCACCGACCGTGGCGACCACGGCTTGA
- a CDS encoding Crp/Fnr family transcriptional regulator translates to MAKVDTSLVAHLPLFGGVKPEDLEEILREARSARYPKNSAIFEQGADAQSFFLLLHGHVRAAKTTPTGEQIVVRYVAPGETFGLAMAIGAARYPATAIAVDDSVALIWPTSAWPRLVERFPSLAANTLQTVGTRLQESHTRILEMSTQQVEQRVAHALLRLAKQSGKKLDRGIEIDFPISRQDIAQMTGTTLHTVSRILSGWEQQGLVESGRQRIILRDPHGIVVLAERSPESGAA, encoded by the coding sequence ATGGCCAAGGTCGACACATCGCTGGTTGCGCATTTGCCGCTGTTTGGCGGTGTCAAGCCGGAGGACCTCGAGGAGATCCTGCGCGAGGCCCGCTCGGCGCGCTATCCCAAGAACAGCGCCATTTTCGAGCAGGGCGCGGACGCGCAATCGTTCTTCCTGCTGCTGCACGGCCATGTTCGCGCGGCCAAGACCACACCGACCGGCGAGCAGATCGTGGTGCGATATGTCGCGCCAGGCGAAACGTTCGGTCTCGCGATGGCGATCGGAGCCGCGCGCTATCCGGCCACGGCGATCGCGGTCGACGACAGCGTCGCCCTGATCTGGCCGACCTCGGCCTGGCCGCGGCTGGTCGAGCGATTTCCCTCGCTCGCCGCCAACACGCTCCAGACTGTCGGCACGCGGCTCCAGGAGAGCCACACCCGGATCCTGGAAATGTCGACCCAGCAGGTCGAGCAGCGCGTCGCGCATGCGCTGCTGCGCCTCGCCAAACAATCCGGCAAGAAGCTCGACCGCGGCATCGAGATCGACTTCCCGATCAGCCGCCAGGACATCGCGCAGATGACCGGCACCACGCTGCACACCGTGAGCCGCATCCTGAGCGGCTGGGAACAGCAGGGGCTGGTCGAAAGCGGCCGTCAGCGCATCATCCTGCGCGATCCGCATGGGATCGTCGTGCTGGCGGAGCGGAGCCCGGAAAGCGGCGCGGCATAG